The sequence CAAATATGGCAATGATCAGGAGTTGCATCTGTATAGCCACACCGATTAAAATTATGCCGGCAATCAGTCTTATTATCCTGAAAAAGCTCCAGTTTTTAACTATTTTGTTCATAAGTTTTTTCCCGATTTGGTTGTAAAAATCCGATAGGAAAACGAGAATGACTGTAACTATTGTTACATATTTAGTTTTAGATTAACAATATCATGGTACAATTGGGTATAGACAGACTACTACTTACTGCATGGGACTGGAAAGCCAGGCGGATAGGTTTCGTAACGAACAATGCGGCTGTTACCTCAAATTTTGAAGCTTCCAGGAAAGCCTTAATAAGAAATGGATTTAATGTTGTCAGGTTATTTTCTCCTGAGCACGGATTGGATACTACCGGTCCGGATGGTCACTTTATGGGAAATACAATGGATAATCTGACAGGTTTGCCGGTAGTGAGCTTATATGGTGAAAAGTTGGCCCCGGATCAGAAGGACTTTGAAGATCTGGATATAATCCTGATTGACCTGCCTGATATTGGTAGTCGTTTTTATACTTATTTATGGACTTTGACTTATGTGCTGGAGGCCGGAGCGCGCTATGGAAAAAAATTGATTGTATTAGACAGGCCTAATCCAATTTCTGGAAATCTCCTGCTAGCCGAAGGTCCGATGCTTGATGAAGTGAATGCCGCCAGTTTTATTGGCAGGTGGGCGATCCCTGTTCGTCATAGCTGTACAATAGGAGAGCTGTCGTATTATTTTAACATGGAAAGAAAAATTGGGTGTGACCTTCAGGTTGTCACATGTACTGGGTGGAGGCGTCATATGTTTCATCCTGATTGGAGCGAATCATTTGTACCTGCTTCTCCTGCTATTAATACTTTTGAGACGGCCTTGCTTTATCCCTGTCTTTGCTTCCTGGAAGCGACAAATATCAGTGAGGGTAGAGGTACCGCTGTGCCTTTTAGGGTAGCAGGTGCTCCATGGATAAATGCAGGAGAGCTGGCGAACATATTTAATGATAATATTAAAACAGCTGTTGTGGCCCGTGAAGTTGATTTCGTGCCGGAAGTGGGTAGATATGCAGGTAATAGTTGCAAAGGTATAATTTTGCATGTGACAGATAGATACCAGTTTCACGCAGTAAAAACGGGGTTACTATTGATTAAGCTGATCATGGATACTTATAAGGGGAGGTTTGAATGGGCACCATACAAAACCCTTGTAAATGGAAAGGGGGAAAACCATTTGACATTATTATTGGGTCAACTGGATGCAGAAGATTTTTTCAAATTGCCTTTTGAGGGTTTTAAGGAGGAGTTGGATAGTTATGTTAGCAATGGGAATTGGAGAGAAAGAGTAGAGCCTATATTGCTATATGAGGACTAAAACGATGGAAGATATGAGAGAGTTATATTTGTTTTAGGTAGGATATGTCGTCTTCCTATTTTCCTTATATTCCAATTACTAATGAGGTAAATGGTAAAAGAATGGAGGAATTAATAGAGCATTTTCCGCGGAAAAATTGCTTCTACCTGCATATCAATCTTACGAAGATAATCGGCTCCATATGTTCCATTCTCCAATCCATTCTTCAATGTTTCCGGCACATAATCGTCGAGAACAGTACAATGGGAGGCAATAATTGTGGCTATTGCACACACTGTATCTGTATCCGAATTCTCTATTTGGTTTACCACATTCAAAAATACATCTGCCATCGTTTTTGCATTCTTCAATGCAGAGAGGGCTTGTGTCACTATCCTCATTGCATTTCCGGGATCATTTTCAATACCATTTTGTTCCCATCCTTCGCCTGACTGCACAATTAAAAACGCCTCCAATTGTTGGCGAGTACCTCCGTGATGCAAAAAATGCACAGACGGTGCTACTGCCAATGCAGATGTAGTCCCTGCGACGCAGTCTACAGGAGAATTTTTTGTGATTGTACAACTTATTCTGTCAATAAAAATGCTTCCAAAACAAGACACTTTTGCCGTGTGTTTTATTTAATACTGTTAGAAGCGGGAGGCTTTTGGTGAATTCCACACAGTCTATAAGTGAAATAGCCTGGAGCTCAATTTTAAGAATAATTCGTACTTCTCTCGTTTTCTTTAAGAAGTAAGAAGGGATAAGTCCTGAAAAAGTTAAGAATATGAAACATGCTAACAAAGATCTTATATAGTCCATCTCGCCTTCCCTAATTCCATATTTTTTTAATAATAAGTAAAAAGTTACATCATTGAGGTAAATAGGATAACTGCCTGCGTTTTAAGGTGTCTAATTTTGTTCCTGAAATAACACATATACAGGAATATGAATACAAATGCGCATTCTGATATCGAAAAAGACTTCAAACCCAAAGGTACTATCGTCTTCATAATTCTATTGCTGCTTCTTACTGTTTTGGTATGGTTCAGCGTGTATAATCTTCAGTTGGAGAGACATTGAGTTAATAATAACTATTATTATGAATAAGTATGAAATAAAAGTCGTTTTACTGAGTAGTTCGGTAATGGCGGTATTCTTTTTTGCTCTCCTTTATAATGTATTTGCCAGGAAAATAGATGTACCTACCTGTATTCCCTATCAGGCATCTTTTCAGCAGTCATTGGTTAAGCAGGTTGATAATACACATTATGAAGTATATGTTATTGCAAAGATGTGGGCCTTTGATCCCGCGGAAATAACGATACCAGTGGGTAGTACAGTTGATTTTTATCTGAGCTCTGCTGATGTGGTACATGGATTCAATATTGAACGAAAGGGAGTCAACCTGATGGCTGTACCGGGTGCTGTTAATAAGGTGACAGTAAAATTTACAGACTATGGAACATATAGAATTGTATGTCATGAATATTGTGGTGCGGGGCATCATAATATGATGGCCCAGGTATTAGTTACTTATTTAAAGAGATAAAGAATGAATATATCAGCATCATATAGAAGAACAATTCTTACCGGTCTTTTTATGCCTATGACACTCTTTATATTGGGTGCTTATAATGGTGTAATGCAAACACTTTACAGAGCAGGCGTTATTCATAAAGCAGCGGTTGCAGGTATTAATTATTATCAGGGACTTACTATGCATGGTGTTATTAATGCTATTGTCCTCACCACATTTTTTGCTGTGGTTTTCGGACATGTAACAATGAGTCATTACCTGAAGAAGGAGCCTCCTGGATGGTCTTACCGCATATCGATGGTATTGATGGTGATTGGTACTTTAATAGATGCGATATTAATGATAATGGGTAAGGCGCAGGCTCTTTATACATTTTATGCCCCGCTTAAAAATTCACCTTTGTTTTATCTGGGTACATCTTTATTGATTGTGGGTAGCTGGGTCGCGTTTTTTGGCTGGATTAAAATGTATATCGATTGGAAGAAGGAACATCCTGACGGGAAAATGCCCATTGCCGTTTTAGGTACGTTCGTGAATTTTACAATGTGGGTTATCAGTAGTATCCCGGTGGCATATGAATCATTGGTATTGTTAATGCCCTGGTCGGCCGGCTGGACAGAAGATATTAATGTGCCGCTTACCCGCATGCTGTTCTGGATGTTTGGACATCCTTTGGTTTATTTTTGGTTATTGCCTGCATATATAGCATTTTATACCATTCTACCCAAAATAAGCGGAGGAAAACTATACTCCGGAAATGCAGCAAGGTTAGCTTTTTTGTTATTTCTTATATTATCTACTCCTGTAGGTGTACATCATCAGTTTAGTGAACCGGTAATGGGGCAGGGAACCAAACTTTGGGTAAGCATACTTACTTATGCGGTGTCTATTCCCAGTTTCATGACTGCATTTACTGTTGGGGCTTCTTTAGAATTGGCAGGGCGAAAACGGGGAGCCAGAGGTTTGTTTGACTGGATGGCAAAATTGCCCTGGTTCCGATCTGAATATTTCCTGTTCGGATATTTCCTGTGTGGGTTGATATTATTCATTTTTGGAGGACTGTCAGGAATCATCAATGCGTCCTATTCTCTCAATCAAATGGTGCATAATACCGGCTGGGTACCTGGGCATTTTCATATGACAGTGGCCGGACCTGTCCTACTGGTAATACTGGGTATGAGTATTTACATGTATAGTACTGTATCCGGAAAGCCTGTAAAATTTTTAACCATGGTTACTATTGTTCCGTACGTTTGGATGATCGGTGTGGCATTACTCTCACATGGATTAATGGCAGGAGGGTTAATGGGGGAACCCCGGAGAACCAATATGGGAATGTCTTATACTAATCCTGAAAGCAATCTGTTTAATTCAAATTGGATACCTACAGCAACAGTTACTATGTTCGGGGGCATCGTGATGGGAGTTGCAGCATTGATATATTTTGTGAGTTTCTTTGCCACAGCACTTGGCAAAAGAACAAAGCAACCAGTTATTTCGCTACCGGAATCAGAAGAATTACATGAAGAAAAACCAATTCCACTGTTACACAATATGAAGCCCTGGATCATTGCCAGTATAATATTGGTAATGCTTACTTACATTCCTTCTTTAATGAACGTATTCAAATACAGCACGCCTGTTCCCAATAAATTCAATGCAGAAAGTCCTGTAAATGAAAGCGGCAATAATGATAAGTATTCTCAACCTGTGACAAATGAAAGAGCTAAGTAAAAGAGCATGGGTACTGTTTTTCGGTATTGCATTTATACTGCCGGCAATGACTTACGGTGCATTATACTGGTACAACCATCGTATTGCAGGCCTGCCTTATTACGGTGAAAATTACAGGTTAGAAACCAGTCGTCCATATTATACAGTTCCTGATTTCTCATTTGTAAATCAGGACGGCAATTTGATTGACAATAATTTTATAAAAGATAAAATATGGGTGGCACATTATTTTTTTACCACCTGTACTACTATTTGTCCAAAAATGATGAATGGGATGAACGATGTGCAGAAAGTATTTGCGGGTAATGATGATGTTCGCCTTGTATCTTTTACTGTAGATCCGGAACAGGATAGCCCTGCTGTTTTAAAACAATATGCTCAATTACGGGACATACAAAGCAAGCAGTGGGGACTATTAACCGGTGATAAGAAAATGCTATATCAATATGCCCGTAAAGGATTGTTTATTGTGGCTACAGACGGGGACGGAGGCGACGGAGACTTTATTCATAGTGAAAAATTGGTGTTGATGGACCGTTTAGGGCATATACGGGGATATTATGATGGAACCGAAAAAAATGACATCCAACTATTGATTAACGATATCAGGCGCTTGCTTGCAGATAATTAGAATTATGAAGAAAAGAATTTTCAAAGGATATTTTGTATTGGGTTTTATTGTGATTTTATTGCTCTTTATGTTTAGCAATGTTGATGCACAGCCAGATGTTACACATGGGAAGCAGTTATTTACTAATCGTTGCGCTGCTTGTCATGCTATAGCAAAAGATGTAACCGGACCGGCGTTAAAAGATGTTGACAAGAGACATACAGAAGACTGGATTATAAAGTTTGTGCAAGGGTCGCAATCTGTTATCAAATCAGGAGATCCAGTTGCTGTTCAATTGTTTGAAAAGTTCAATAATACTATCATGCCCAATCATCCGGATTTGAGTAATGATGATATCAAAAGTATCATTGCCTATATTAAAGATGAAGGTGCAAGACAAGCCGCTTTACCGGCATTGCCCGCTGTAATCAACGATGATAAGCCGTATGCCGGGAAAAGCAGTGTTTTGCATCAGTTAGTTTACTTAGATATTCCAGGTGAGCACCGACCATTAAACCTTCAGTCTCCATTCGTTTTATTATCGCTTGCCGGCATAATTATAGCCCTGGTTTTATGCTTCTGGGTAGTTGTTAAAACTTATGATATCCTCGAAAGGTATCAAAAATCAAAAGAATAGAATTTTCTGGCGTATATCGTCCGGTAAAATCTGAAAAATAAATGCTTAGCCCAATTATAAGGTTTTTTATCAACATTTTAATTCATATTAATTACCTGTCATAACGTCTGCGTAACAAATGTTACCGTTTTACTTATTTGCTGCCAGTACTTTTGTAGCAAATAGGAAGTTAATGAATGCTACAACGTATATTATAAAATTGAGTCTGTTCCTGTTGATGGGAACAAACGGCTTGCTCTCAGTCGCATTTGCGCAGGAAAATACCCGGAATATAAGTCTCACGGAGGCAATCTCAACGGCCCTGTTGAATAACAAAGATATTCATCTGGCACTGCTGGATGAACGTATTGCAGCTTCTGACTATAAGCAAACACAAGCGATCTTTCTTCCACAGGTGGATGTTTCTTATACTGCTATGAGCACGAACAATCCGCTGAATGCCTTTGGCTTCAAGCTACAGCAAAGGACGATAACACAAGGTGATTTTAACCCGGCTACATTGAATCATCCATCTTCTACACCGGATTATATGGCCAAACTGGAATTACAGCAGCCACTGTTGAATATGGATATGCTGTATCAGCGCCGGGGGGCCGAAAAGAAAACAGAGGTTTATCAATATAAAACACAGCGAACCAGGGAGTATTTAACCTTCGAAGTGCAAAAAGCTTACCTGCAGTTACAATTGACTTATACAGCTGTTAAAGTATTGGAAGAGGCTTTGCAGACAACCAATGATGTTTATACTTATACCAAAAATCATTTTGATCAGGGCCTGATTCAAAAATCAGATGTATTAAATGCGCAGGTACAGGTGGCAACAATAACAAGTAATCTTACCAAAGCAAACAGTAATATCCGTAACGCATCTGACCATCTCAGTTTATTGATGGGTGAAAAAACCGGCACCATATACAAAATCACGGATGGCTTTACAACGGCTCCGCAAATGCCTGATGCCGTGCGGGATGTTACTTTTTCAAGAGCAGATTTTATGGCTATGCAAAAAGCGGTGGAAGCATCTGACCTGGTGATCAGGTCAACACAAATGAAATACCTGCCCAGATTGAATGCATTTGGAAACTTTCAATACAATGATAATAGTATGGTGGGTTTTGGTGCGAATGCCTATCTCGTTGGTGTGCAATTGTCATGGAATATTTTTAATGGTAACCGTACTAAGAACACGATCACTACCCAAAAGCTGGAACGTGATAAGTTAGTTACACAATTAGAAGATAAAAAGAATCAAAGCCAGTTGGAATTGGATAAAGCTTATCGTGATCTGGCTGATGCCCGGTCAGAAACCGGAAGGGGGGAAGTATCCGTTGAGCAGGCGGCGGAAGCGTTACGCATTATACAGAACCGGTATGAGCAGGGGCTGGTGAACACGACAGACGTATTGTTGGCTCAAATGCAACTTTCGCAACAAAAATTATTGCTGGCACAGGCACAGTTCTCTGCTAATGTGACCCTGGCTTACCTGCAATTTTTAACCACAAGCACTAATAAATAAATTTTCATAAATGAATAGCGTTTACATCTCAAAAACAATAGCACTTATATGCACCGGTTTTGGATTATTATCCTTAACCTCATGTTCTTCACATGAGAATACGGATAATAAAACAAGCACAGATAGCGCAATAGTCGTAACGGTCGCCACTCCTTCATCGACAGGACAATCGGGGTTAAATATAAGTGGTCAGATTGAAGCGGGTGAAACAGCTGGTATCAGCACGAGGGTGATGGGTTACATTACTATGATAAATGTAAAAGTGGGGGATAAGGTGAGTAATGGACAATTGTTGGTTACTATCAGCAATCAGGATATACTGGCAAAAAGGGCGCAGACGGATGCAATGATCACTGAAGCAGATGCTGCCTATAAAAACGCGCAAAAGGATTTTGAGCGCTTTACTAATCTATACAAGCAGCAAAGTGCTTCCGCAAAGGAACTTGAAAATATCAGCCTGCAGTATACATCTGCGAAATCCCGGCTGGAAAGTGCAAAACAGATGCGCAATGAAGTAAACGCAAGCCTGAGTTATACCCGTTTAATCGCACCTTTTAGTGGTGTGGTTACTCAAAAGCTGGCTGACGTAGGCAACATGGCCAATCCTGGTATGCCGATATTAACGCTGGAACAAAGTGGCAGTTACCAGGTAAGTGCTGCTGTTCCTGAAAATGCCATCAGCCGGATCCGTCAGGGATCAGCCGCAATCATTAGTGTTAGCGCAGTGAATAAAACCATCAATGGGAAAATTTCCCAGATTAGTCAGTCCTCAGAATTTTCAGGCGGGCAGTACGTCATCAAGGTGCAAATTCCTGATCATGAAAAAGAGGGTTTGTATGCAGGCATGTATGCCAATGTATCTATTCCTGTGGCAGCAGCCAGTGAGATAAAGAATGATCAGGTGATGGTACCGCTTTCCTGTATTGAGCATAAAGATGCATTAACCGGGCTATATACTGTGGGTAATAACAGCACTGCTCTATTACGCTGGGTGAGGCTGGGAAAAGCAAATGGGAATCTGGTGGAAGTGCTGAGTGGATTAGCTGCAAACGAACAGTTTATTGTTAATGCTGAAGGCCGGTTATTTAACGGTGCTGCTGTTCAGATAAAAAAATAATAACGATGAAAAATGGATTCTCAGGGAATATAGCAAAGGCTTTTATACAGTCGAAATTAACGATACTGCTGATGATCGCCTTTTTGTTGATTGGCGGTTACAGTACTTTTTTAATTCCTCGTGAAGAAGAGCCACAGATAAAGGTACCAATGGCCGATATCTTTATTGGTTATCCTGGAGCATCACCCAAAGATGTGGAAACGAAAGTGGCTATTCCGGTGGAAAAAATGGTCTCCAACATTAAAGGAGTGGAATATGTGTATTCCACTTCAATGCAGGGACAAGCGATGTTGGTAGTACAGTTTAATGTAGGGGAAGATGTGGAGCGCTCATTGGTGAAATTATACAGTGAGCTTATGAAAAATATGGATAGGATGCCACAGGGGGTTACGCTGCCTCTGATTAAAACCAGGGCGATAGATGATGTGCCGGTATTAGGTTTAACCCTATGGAGTGATAAATATGATGATTACCAGTTGAAACAGATTGGACAGGAGCTGGCGAATGAGGTGAAAAAGATAAATGACGTTTCGGATGTCAATATTATTGGTGGGCGAAACAGCGAGGTGAAAGTTTTGCTGGATAAGAATAGAATGGCAGAAAACCATGTAGATTTTTTATCTGTCAGCAAACAGGTGCAGGCAAGTAATGTGCAGTTGGCAGGTGGTACGTTGCTTCAAAAGGATACGGCGTTTTCAGTTGAAACAGGAAATTTTCTGACTTCTTCAGATGATGTGGGTAATCTGGTAGTGGGTATTAATCAACAGCACCCCGTTTATCTAAAGGAGATTGCAACAGTGGTAGAAGATGCAGAAACGCCCAGACAGTATGTATTGTTTGGTTATGGGAGTGCAGATGCTGCAAACGCAAACGCTCATACATTCAAATCCAATTACCCGGCCGTTACGCTTTCCATTGCCAAGAAAAAAGGTGCAGATGCCATGCAATTATCAGAACAGATCCTGAGCAAGGTGAAACATCTGGAGAAGGGGCTGCTTCCTGGTGATGTACATTTAACTGTTACCCGGAACTACGGGGAAAGTGCGTCGGATAAAGTAGGCGAATTGCTGTTCCACTTGTTTATCGCTATTGTAGTGGTTACTGTGTTTGTGATGCTGGCGATGGGATGGCGTGGTGGTCTGGTCGTGTTTTTGTCAGTACCTGTCACCTTTGCACTTACCTTGTTCGCCTACTATTTTATGCACTACACGCTTAACAGGATCACCTTGTTCGCGTTAGTGTTTATAACAGGTATTGTGGTGGATGATTCTATCATTATAGCAGAGAACATGCACCGTCACTTTAAAATGAAAAAGTTACCACCATTACAGGCCGCCATTTATGCCATTAATGAGGTGGGCAATCCAACGATACTGGCTACTTTTACGGTGATTGCAGCAGTACTGCCAATGGCTTTTGTATCCGGTATGATGGGACCATATATGAGCCCTATGCCTATAGGAGCCTCTATTGCCATGATACTATCACTGATCGTTGCACTTACATTAACACCTTATCTGGGATATATTTTCCTGCGTGAGAAAGAAAAACATGGTGTGGTGCATGAAGATAGCAATGCACCATTACTGGAATCAACCCGTATCTATAAAATATATCGTTCCTTTATTAATCCTTTACTGGAAACCCGCTGGAAACGCTGGACGTTCATACTAAGTATAGTGGTGATTCTGTTCGCTTCACTGTCTATGTTTTATACTAAAGCCGTTGCGGTAAAAATGCTGCCTTTTGATAATAAGAACGAGTTCCAGGTAGTGATAGATATGCCGGAAGGTACGACGCTTGAAAAAACGCAGGCTGCAGCGAAAGATATTGCCAGCTATGTTGCACACCAGCCTATGGTTAAAAATTATCAGACCTATATCGGGACTTCAGCCCCAATCAGTTTTAATGGACTGGTAAGGCACTACGATTTGCGCCGTGGTGATAATGTGGCTGATATACAGATTAACCTGGTAGATAAAAAGAACAGGAGTATCCAGAGCCATGATATTGCTAAAGAAATGCGTGGAGCCGTACAATCTATCGCCAGGAAATATAATGCCAATGTGAAGGTGGTGGAAGTGCCGCCAGGACCTCCGGTATTATCAACTCTAGTTGCAGAAATTTATGGGCCTGATTATAATGAGCAGATCAGAATCGCCGGCGAGGTAAAAAAAATACTTGGCACCACCAATGATGTGGTAGATGTGGACTGGATGACAGAAGCAGACCAGCCGGAGTATCATTTAGAAGTTGATAAAGAAAAGGCAATGCGTTATGGCATAGCTACCGGGCAGGTTGCCGCAACAGTTAATGCTGCATTGTCTGGCATGTCTGCAGGAAATATATCTCAGCCGGCGGCATTTGTTCAAACAGGCATAAAGCTGCAATTGAGTGATCCTGATAAGAGCAATATAGACGATGTACTAAACCTGAAAGTTATAGGCATGCAGGGCAATGCCGTACCGATAAGGGATCTCGTAAATGTTACCCGTCAATTAAAACCCAAAAGTATTTACCGCAAAAATCAGAAGGAAGTGGTGTATGTGCTGGCAGATATGGCGGGGGATTTAGAGAGCCCATCTTATGCCATATCAGATGTATCAGATCATTTAAAAAGCATCAGGTTGCCTAAGGGATTTTCTCTAAAAGAGGAATATACTCATCAGCCGGAACTGGAAGATAACTACAGCCTGAAATGGGATGGAGAGTGGCAGATCACTTTTGAAGTTTTTCGTGATCTGGGTATTGCTTTCGCTGTGGTGATCATCATGATCTATATTTTGATTGTTGGATGGTTTCAGAATTTTACTGTACCCTTAGTGATGCTTGCTGCTATCCCGTTGTCATTAATTGGGATTGTATTGGGGCATTGGATGATGCATGCATATTTCACGGCCACCTCTATGATCGGTTTTATTGCATTGGCGGGTGTCATGGTGCGAAATTCCATACTACTTATTGACTTCGTAAATATCCGGCTGAAAGAAGGGATCCCTTTAAAGCGGGCAATTATTGAAGCAGGTGCTGTACGTACCACTCCGATATTACTGACGGCAGGAGCGGTGGCGCTGGGAGCGGTCATCATTTTGTTTGACCCGATCTTCCAGGGATTAGCCATATCGTTAATGGGCGGGACAATTACGTCTACTTTCCTGACATTAATCGTAGTGCCATTATTATACTTTAAGATGATGCGTAAAAAAAACTTAAAATCTGAATGATGAAATTATTTGTAGTAACCTCTTTGAAAGAGTACCTGGGGGATATATCCAAAATATTTAATCAGGCCAATATTCATGTTTTCAGCACTGTTGATATTGTTGGTCATAAACAGGATAAACCTCCTGATCTTCTGGATGACTGGTTTGCCAGTGGTGGTGAAGATATTGATTCAATGATGATCTTCTCTTTTACGAGCGAAGCCGGAGCCGATCATGGAATGAAGCTTATCGTTGATTATAATAAAAATCTTAAAGAAAACTTTCCGGTTAGAGCATTCGTTTTGCCCGTTGAAAGATCTGTTTAATTATACAATTATTAAAAAATGATAGAAAGAATAGTCCGTGTAGTTGCCGGCACGTTTTTCCTGACAAGTATAACATTAGCTTATACTTTAAATACCAACTGGCTATGGTTAGGTGTTTTCGTAGGCCTCAACTTATTACAATCTGCATTCACTGGCTTTTGCCCGCTGGAGAAGATTTTAAAAGCTCTGGGTGTCAACAACCAATAATAGTAGAATGTAACGGGTATAACAAAAGTGTTTTCATTAAAACTGGTTTTATGGATTTTTTCAAACAATTATTTAGTGGTTTTCCAGCAATTGATCTGGGGAAAATTATTAAAGATGGTGCGTTTTTAGTGGACGTACGTACTGCTGCAGAATTTGCCAATGGGCATGTGAAGGGTTCGGTAAATATACCCCTGGATCAGATAGCTTCGCAGCTTTCCAGATTTAAGGATAAAAAAAGCATCGTTGTATTTTGTCAAAGCGGTGGCAGAAGCAGTCAGGCTAAGTCTATTCTGGAAAAGAATGGATTTAGCCAGGTGATCAATGGCGGGAGCTGGAATAATGTTGCTAAATATTGCCAGGCATAATAAGCACAGTAGAAAAGTTCAACAGATGCACTATTCAGAGAATACAATGTTCCGGATTAACG is a genomic window of Chitinophaga sp. LS1 containing:
- a CDS encoding cytochrome c oxidase subunit 2A, with the protein product MNTNAHSDIEKDFKPKGTIVFIILLLLLTVLVWFSVYNLQLERH
- a CDS encoding SCO family protein, which encodes MKELSKRAWVLFFGIAFILPAMTYGALYWYNHRIAGLPYYGENYRLETSRPYYTVPDFSFVNQDGNLIDNNFIKDKIWVAHYFFTTCTTICPKMMNGMNDVQKVFAGNDDVRLVSFTVDPEQDSPAVLKQYAQLRDIQSKQWGLLTGDKKMLYQYARKGLFIVATDGDGGDGDFIHSEKLVLMDRLGHIRGYYDGTEKNDIQLLINDIRRLLADN
- a CDS encoding cytochrome c oxidase subunit II produces the protein MNKYEIKVVLLSSSVMAVFFFALLYNVFARKIDVPTCIPYQASFQQSLVKQVDNTHYEVYVIAKMWAFDPAEITIPVGSTVDFYLSSADVVHGFNIERKGVNLMAVPGAVNKVTVKFTDYGTYRIVCHEYCGAGHHNMMAQVLVTYLKR
- a CDS encoding cytochrome c — its product is MKKRIFKGYFVLGFIVILLLFMFSNVDAQPDVTHGKQLFTNRCAACHAIAKDVTGPALKDVDKRHTEDWIIKFVQGSQSVIKSGDPVAVQLFEKFNNTIMPNHPDLSNDDIKSIIAYIKDEGARQAALPALPAVINDDKPYAGKSSVLHQLVYLDIPGEHRPLNLQSPFVLLSLAGIIIALVLCFWVVVKTYDILERYQKSKE
- a CDS encoding DUF1343 domain-containing protein → MVQLGIDRLLLTAWDWKARRIGFVTNNAAVTSNFEASRKALIRNGFNVVRLFSPEHGLDTTGPDGHFMGNTMDNLTGLPVVSLYGEKLAPDQKDFEDLDIILIDLPDIGSRFYTYLWTLTYVLEAGARYGKKLIVLDRPNPISGNLLLAEGPMLDEVNAASFIGRWAIPVRHSCTIGELSYYFNMERKIGCDLQVVTCTGWRRHMFHPDWSESFVPASPAINTFETALLYPCLCFLEATNISEGRGTAVPFRVAGAPWINAGELANIFNDNIKTAVVAREVDFVPEVGRYAGNSCKGIILHVTDRYQFHAVKTGLLLIKLIMDTYKGRFEWAPYKTLVNGKGENHLTLLLGQLDAEDFFKLPFEGFKEELDSYVSNGNWRERVEPILLYED
- a CDS encoding cbb3-type cytochrome c oxidase subunit I, producing MNISASYRRTILTGLFMPMTLFILGAYNGVMQTLYRAGVIHKAAVAGINYYQGLTMHGVINAIVLTTFFAVVFGHVTMSHYLKKEPPGWSYRISMVLMVIGTLIDAILMIMGKAQALYTFYAPLKNSPLFYLGTSLLIVGSWVAFFGWIKMYIDWKKEHPDGKMPIAVLGTFVNFTMWVISSIPVAYESLVLLMPWSAGWTEDINVPLTRMLFWMFGHPLVYFWLLPAYIAFYTILPKISGGKLYSGNAARLAFLLFLILSTPVGVHHQFSEPVMGQGTKLWVSILTYAVSIPSFMTAFTVGASLELAGRKRGARGLFDWMAKLPWFRSEYFLFGYFLCGLILFIFGGLSGIINASYSLNQMVHNTGWVPGHFHMTVAGPVLLVILGMSIYMYSTVSGKPVKFLTMVTIVPYVWMIGVALLSHGLMAGGLMGEPRRTNMGMSYTNPESNLFNSNWIPTATVTMFGGIVMGVAALIYFVSFFATALGKRTKQPVISLPESEELHEEKPIPLLHNMKPWIIASIILVMLTYIPSLMNVFKYSTPVPNKFNAESPVNESGNNDKYSQPVTNERAK
- a CDS encoding TolC family protein; this translates as MNATTYIIKLSLFLLMGTNGLLSVAFAQENTRNISLTEAISTALLNNKDIHLALLDERIAASDYKQTQAIFLPQVDVSYTAMSTNNPLNAFGFKLQQRTITQGDFNPATLNHPSSTPDYMAKLELQQPLLNMDMLYQRRGAEKKTEVYQYKTQRTREYLTFEVQKAYLQLQLTYTAVKVLEEALQTTNDVYTYTKNHFDQGLIQKSDVLNAQVQVATITSNLTKANSNIRNASDHLSLLMGEKTGTIYKITDGFTTAPQMPDAVRDVTFSRADFMAMQKAVEASDLVIRSTQMKYLPRLNAFGNFQYNDNSMVGFGANAYLVGVQLSWNIFNGNRTKNTITTQKLERDKLVTQLEDKKNQSQLELDKAYRDLADARSETGRGEVSVEQAAEALRIIQNRYEQGLVNTTDVLLAQMQLSQQKLLLAQAQFSANVTLAYLQFLTTSTNK
- a CDS encoding efflux RND transporter periplasmic adaptor subunit: MNSVYISKTIALICTGFGLLSLTSCSSHENTDNKTSTDSAIVVTVATPSSTGQSGLNISGQIEAGETAGISTRVMGYITMINVKVGDKVSNGQLLVTISNQDILAKRAQTDAMITEADAAYKNAQKDFERFTNLYKQQSASAKELENISLQYTSAKSRLESAKQMRNEVNASLSYTRLIAPFSGVVTQKLADVGNMANPGMPILTLEQSGSYQVSAAVPENAISRIRQGSAAIISVSAVNKTINGKISQISQSSEFSGGQYVIKVQIPDHEKEGLYAGMYANVSIPVAAASEIKNDQVMVPLSCIEHKDALTGLYTVGNNSTALLRWVRLGKANGNLVEVLSGLAANEQFIVNAEGRLFNGAAVQIKK